A stretch of Eubalaena glacialis isolate mEubGla1 chromosome 10, mEubGla1.1.hap2.+ XY, whole genome shotgun sequence DNA encodes these proteins:
- the DDIAS gene encoding DNA damage-induced apoptosis suppressor protein: MNRRRKFLLASVLTLQNSSFIYPSCQKCFSRIILVSKRSNCPKCGSTGEAENASYRYKLALKVAESNKLFGITVFGSCLDAFFGLTATGLHRYLQDPNEIPETLDSDETQNLLTKAVETCFVGQSFIFGVTNFESQHGQGSGSSNLLEQYSDHKRKVKALVACQILLPDPGVVGFTVIDYFHQLLQLSDIRKLRCGSQAPNSHLLALENSNSDVSSICGPDSSSCCFESHGRDDFSGFWQLSLELTSIVSQLTDDDDFSASEQSKAIDTPHQNRMCISSAEATGSNSCHETIQGLWSPVSYMDKKSAAQKLGEELGLQANQPSAVHSNHHDIGVPGSNLFPLKVQEPLEPSNTKSFHSAVEVKNIYSQHELTCHQYHDVDTPASFQERSMCCTPSSLRLEEIAGGSQDCDPEIWADLPLSESLNKFLAAIESEIAITRTDGSSRKCHLDNDISKLHADHSRFSVAPQRTTRSLHTPPIGLRSPQPTVKANSSKNNFLSNCEANPSPSVHKESQSENTAETISISSSERGISENLLPNVYLSALFPSSKGSGTTVTLKSTRISPHEAEISLKHDTSETDHSCLNSKYFNGCGEKSLSEMSEKLTTLSSRRYNDVSNLHNLENKQYCRRPKNQGDSLTICRKLTYPLEALCSMPNRSTNTLKEMSYEHTGNNLTPNCSTGHEGCYNASADLFDDSPKEMDMATEMTKKSQDILLQWGKSLAESHHTESDFSLRSLSENSSQSSQKLSLQNTSASLYPKTCPSPPHFQSDSEYDFEDSQDFVPCSQSTPVIGFHQTRIHGMTGAFKKLPAFYLDLDANYKKTKISSVNDAQQATPSCPKNIKTPSQKSRSPTVSSITQPEISNNCPVAKYLETDVDEWVPPTTRKVFPSEMLGFQAVGLRKCPAAYNSPDQKELPRKKLKYVKQRTDKCLIKKELNLKNMLTAAEPKTPDYNSTGLGWIFKESVLGLGSRSKVKCCLAVSEDWSPSVPETKSAWSPELFS, encoded by the exons AtgaacagaagaagaaaatttcttctTGCCTCAGTTCTTACTCTCCAGAATTCTAGTTTTATATATCCTTCATGTCAAAAGTGCTTCTCTCGGATAATCCTGGTCtccaaaag GTCTAATTGTCCAAAATGTGGCTCTACTGGTGAAGCTGAAAATGCCAGTTACAGATATAAGCTTGCCTTAAAAGTTGCGGAATCAAACAAATTATTTGGTATTACTGTATTTGGAAGCTGCTTAGATGCATTTTTTGGTCTTACAGCCACTGGTTTGCACAG GTACCTTCAAGATCCTAATGAAATTCCAGAAACACTGGACAGTGATGAAACTCAGAACCTTTTAACTAAAGCAGTTGAAACTTGCTTTGTTGGACAGAGCTTTATTTTTGGAGTGACG AATTTTGAAAGCCAACATGGACAAGGTTCAGGTTCCAGTAACCTCTTAGAGCAGTACTCAGACCACAAGAGAAAAGTTAAAGCACTAGTAGCTTGCCAGATTCTTCTACCAGACCCAGGTGTCGTAGGCTTCACTGTCATTGACTATTTCCATCAGCTTTTGCAGCTTTCTGATATCAGGAAACTTCGCTGTGGCTCCCAGGCACCTAATAGCCACTTACTTGCTTTAGAAAATTCAAATAGCGATGTCAGCAGCATATGTGGCCCTGACAGCAGTTCTTGTTGTTTTGAGTCCCATGGCAGAGATGATTTTTCAGGATTCTGGCAGCTATCACTTGAACTCACTTCCATTGTTTCACAACTAacagatgatgatgatttttcaGCTTCAGAACAAAGCAAGGCCATTGATACTCCTCACCAGAACAGAATGTGCATTTCCTCTGCAGAGGCCACTGGTTCCAATAGCTGCCATGAAACCATTCAGGGTTTATGGAGCCCTGTTTCTTATATGGATAAAAAGAGTGCAGCACAAAAGCTGGGTGAAGAACTTGGCTTACAAGCTAATCAGCCAAGTGCTGTTCATAGCAATCATCATGACATTGGAGTTCCTGGTTCTAATTTATTCCCTTTGAAAGTGCAAGAGCCCCTTGAGCCAAGTAATACAAAATCCTTCCACAGTGCAGtggaagttaaaaatatatattcccagCATGAGCTAACATGTCACCAGTATCATGATGTAGATACCCCCGCTAGCTTTCAGGAGAGATCTATGTGTTGTACACCTTCATCACTCAGACTTGAAGAGATAGCTGGGGGTTCTCAGGACTGTGACCCTGAGATCTGGGCTGACCTTCCACTCTCTGAAAGCCTAAACAAATTTCTGGCAGCTATCGAAAGTGAGATTGCTATAACCCGGACAGATGGCAGTAGCAGGAAATGTCATCTAGATAATGACATCAGTAAATTACATGCAGACCACAGCAGGTTTTCCGTGGCTCCACAGAGAACTACTAGATCCTTGCATACACCACCTATAGGCTTAAGATCACCACAACCAACAGTCAAAGCAAACTCCAGCAAAAATAACTTCCTTTCCAACTGTGAAGCAAATCCAAGTCCTAGTGTTCATAAGGAGTCACAATCAGAGAACACAGCAGAGACTATCTCTATAAGTAGTAGTGAAAGAGGCATTTCTGAAAATCTTCTACCAAATGTTTATCTGTCAGCTCTGTTTCCATCTTCAAAAGGCTCAGGCACAACAGTTACTCTTAAGTCTACCAGAATTTCACCACATGAGGCTGAAATTTCACTTAAGCACGATACTTCAGAGACTGACCATTCTTGTctcaatagcaaatattttaatggatgtggagaaaaatcaCTGTCCGAAATGAGTGAAAAGTTGACAACTTTGAGTTCTAGGAGGTATAATGATGTTTCCAACCTTCACaacttagaaaataaacaatactGTAGGCGGCCAAAGAACCAGGGTGACAGTTTGACAATTTGCAGGAAACTCACATATCCTTTAGAAGCTCTTTGCAGTATGCCAAATAGAAGTACGAACACATTGAAAGAAATGTCTTATGAACACACTGGTAATAACCTAACACCAAACTGTTCTACTGGTCATGAAGGTTGCTACAATGCTTCTGCTGATCTCTTTGATGATAGTCCTAAAGAAATGGACATGGCAACAGAAATGACCAAAAAGTCACAGGATATTTTGTTACAGTGGGGAAAGTCTTTGGCAGAAAGTCATCATACAGAATCTGATTTTTCATTGAGATCACTCTCTGAAAACTCCAGCCAGTCTTCACAaaaattatccttgcaaaacacaTCTGCCTCTCTGTATCCAAAAACATGTCCCTCTCCACCTCATTTTCAGTCAGATTCAGAATATGATTTTGAAGATAGCCAAGACTTTGTTCCATGTTCACAGTCAACTCCAGTTATAGGATTCCACCAGACTAGAATTCATGGAATGACAGGAGCTTTCAAAAAATTACCTGCCTTTTATTTGGACCTTGATGCTAACTATAAAAAGACAAAGATTTCCTCTGTAAATGATGCACAGCAAGCCACCCCTAGCTgtccaaaaaatataaagacaccCAGCCAGAAATCCAGAAGCCCTACTGTATCTAGTATTACACAACCAGAGATCTCCAACAACTGTCCTGTTGCTAAGTACCTTGAAACTGATGTTGATGAATGGGTCCCTCCTACCACACGAAAAGTATTTCCTTCAGAAATGCTTGGATTCCAGGCCGTGGGTCTAAGGAAATGCCCTGCTGCTTATAATTCTCCTGATCAAAAAGAGTTaccaagaaaaaaactgaaatatgtcAAACAAAGAACTGATAAATGCTTAATTAAGAAAGAGTTAAATTTGAAGAATATGCTTACAGCAGCAGAACCGAAAACTCCTGACTATAACAGTACAGGGTTAGGCTGGATTTTCAAAGAGTCGGTTTTGGGACTTGGTTCCCGTTCAAAAGTCAAATGTTGCCTTGCAGTTTCAGAAGATTGGTCACCTTCAGTGCCTGAAACTAAAAGTGCTTGGTCTCCTGAATTGTTCTCATAA